The following proteins come from a genomic window of Streptomyces liliiviolaceus:
- a CDS encoding isoprenyl transferase codes for MNLRDNLRRLLVRFYARRVEGHLDHDQVPKHIGVIMDGNRRWAKAAGSTAAQGHRAGAHKIEEFLGWCSETDVEVVTLWLLSTDNFDRPEEELVPLLGIIENVVSSLAADGRWRVHHVGTPDILPSRMQTVLKEAEESTAHVGGILVNVAIGYGGRQEIADAVRSMILDHADKGTSLEKLAEDVSVDMIGKHLYTSDQPDPDLVIRTSGEQRLSGFMLWQTAHSEYYFCEVFWPAFRKVDFLRALRDYAARHRRYGG; via the coding sequence GTGAACCTGCGCGACAACCTGCGCCGCTTGCTGGTCAGGTTCTATGCACGCAGGGTGGAAGGCCACCTTGACCACGACCAGGTGCCCAAGCACATCGGGGTCATCATGGACGGCAACCGGCGCTGGGCGAAGGCCGCCGGCAGCACCGCCGCCCAGGGGCACCGGGCCGGAGCGCACAAGATCGAGGAATTCCTCGGCTGGTGCTCCGAGACCGACGTCGAGGTCGTCACCCTCTGGCTGTTGTCCACGGACAACTTCGACCGCCCGGAGGAAGAACTCGTACCGCTGCTCGGCATCATCGAGAACGTCGTGAGTTCCCTCGCCGCCGACGGCCGCTGGCGCGTGCACCACGTCGGCACGCCGGACATCCTGCCCTCGCGGATGCAGACCGTCCTGAAGGAGGCCGAGGAGTCCACCGCGCACGTCGGCGGAATACTGGTCAACGTCGCCATCGGCTACGGCGGCCGGCAGGAGATCGCCGACGCCGTGCGCTCGATGATCCTCGACCACGCCGACAAGGGCACCTCGTTGGAGAAACTCGCCGAGGACGTCAGCGTCGACATGATCGGCAAGCACCTCTACACCAGCGACCAGCCCGACCCCGACCTCGTGATCCGTACGAGCGGCGAGCAGCGGCTGTCCGGATTCATGCTCTGGCAGACGGCCCACTCCGAGTACTACTTCTGTGAGGTCTTCTGGCCGGCCTTCCGCAAGGTCGACTTCCTGCGCGCCCTGCGCGACTACGCGGCCCGCCACCGGCGCTACGGCGGATGA
- a CDS encoding winged helix DNA-binding domain-containing protein codes for MTSRITKVTWAEASARRYGRQLLHLPARSGTSVAAVASTLLAVHAQVLSAAELSLALRLGGATRQDVRSALWEDRSLVKTYGPRGTIHLLAADELPFWTAALTAVPGGTSPNPAVRMTAEQEEQVVAAVGDALDGRRLTIDELSEEVVARTGPWAGDLVMEAFQGKWPRWRQVMHRTGQSGALCFAPNRGRKATYTRPPHFDPLPADEALATLVRHYLRAYGPATPQHFAKWAAAPRGWAAALFSSLAASGGIEEVDFEGTPAWVVAGDRDFPTEPVRGVRLLPYFDAYAVAAQPRERMFPGAAYQRALAGGQAGNFPVLLVDGVVAGVWHQRRQGKRTTVTVEPLGRLTAAQERELGEQVERVGEILEAVPQLVVGKVTAGAHA; via the coding sequence ATGACATCGAGGATCACGAAGGTCACCTGGGCCGAGGCGAGCGCGCGGCGCTACGGGCGTCAACTGCTGCACCTGCCCGCGCGGTCCGGTACCTCCGTCGCCGCGGTCGCGTCCACGCTGCTCGCCGTGCACGCGCAGGTCCTGTCGGCGGCCGAGCTCTCCCTGGCCCTGCGGCTCGGCGGCGCGACCCGCCAGGACGTGCGCTCCGCGCTGTGGGAGGACCGGAGCCTGGTGAAGACGTACGGCCCGCGGGGCACGATCCATCTCCTCGCCGCCGACGAACTCCCCTTCTGGACCGCCGCCCTGACCGCCGTGCCGGGCGGGACGAGCCCGAACCCGGCGGTGCGCATGACCGCCGAACAGGAGGAACAGGTCGTCGCCGCGGTCGGCGACGCCCTCGACGGACGGCGGCTGACCATCGACGAGCTGTCCGAGGAGGTCGTGGCCCGCACCGGACCGTGGGCCGGGGACCTGGTGATGGAGGCGTTCCAGGGCAAGTGGCCGCGCTGGCGCCAGGTGATGCACCGCACGGGCCAGTCCGGCGCCCTGTGCTTCGCGCCGAACCGGGGCCGCAAGGCGACGTACACCCGCCCGCCGCACTTCGACCCGCTCCCCGCCGACGAGGCCCTCGCCACCCTCGTACGCCATTATCTGCGCGCGTACGGTCCCGCGACGCCGCAGCACTTCGCCAAGTGGGCCGCCGCGCCACGGGGTTGGGCCGCCGCCCTCTTCTCGTCGCTGGCCGCGTCCGGCGGGATCGAGGAGGTCGACTTCGAGGGGACACCGGCCTGGGTGGTGGCGGGCGACAGGGACTTCCCCACCGAGCCCGTACGGGGCGTGCGGCTCCTCCCCTACTTCGACGCGTACGCCGTCGCCGCCCAGCCGCGTGAGCGGATGTTCCCAGGCGCCGCCTACCAGCGGGCCCTGGCCGGCGGACAGGCGGGGAACTTTCCCGTGCTGCTCGTCGACGGGGTGGTCGCGGGGGTCTGGCACCAGCGGCGGCAGGGGAAGCGGACCACGGTGACGGTGGAGCCGCTGGGACGGCTGACCGCCGCGCAGGAGAGGGAACTGGGCGAGCAGGTCGAGCGGGTGGGCGAGATCCTGGAGGCCGTACCGCAACTGGTGGTGGGGAAGGTGACGGCGGGGGCGCACGCCTGA
- a CDS encoding heavy metal translocating P-type ATPase: MQPTDTRLLALPEARWAAVSTAAFLLALPLHLLGATAWLWGPLYAAAYLAGGWEPALEGLRALRAKTLDVDLLMIVAALGAASIGQVMDGALLIVIFATSGAMEALATARTEDSVRGLLGLAPPTATRLHPASGAAEEKEVAGEGEREETVEASALAIGDVILVRPGERVAADGRVLDGASDIDQATITGEPLPVPKAAGDEVFAGTLNGTGALRVRVERDPSDTVIARVVALVEEASRTKAPTQLFVERIEHRYALGMVAATVLVFAVPLAFGADLTGALLRAMTFMIVASPCAVVLATMPPLLSAIANAGRHGVLIKSAVVMERLGQTDRIAYDKTGTLTEGTPHLVKILPEPEPGPGFAENELLSLAAAAEHRSEHPLARAIVAAAHDLPRGETHGEAYDFRSAPGRGVTATVAGREVAVGSPERLGEGTAVPDTDGTAVVVRVDGVRAGWLLLADRIRPGAPEAVTALNRLTTAPPALLTGDSSRAAHSVAERTGIPSDGVRAGLLPHEKAEAVREMGGRVLFVGDGVNDAPALAAAHTGIAMGRAGSDLALETADAVLVHDDLTAVPRAVALSRRARRLVVQNLCLAGAFIGVLVVWDLAGHLPLPLGVAGHEGSTILVGLNGLRLLRESAWRE, from the coding sequence GTGCAGCCCACCGACACCCGTCTCCTCGCCCTGCCCGAAGCCCGCTGGGCCGCCGTCTCCACGGCGGCCTTCCTGCTCGCGCTCCCGCTCCACCTGCTCGGCGCGACCGCCTGGCTGTGGGGCCCGCTGTACGCCGCCGCCTATCTGGCGGGCGGCTGGGAGCCCGCCCTCGAAGGGCTCAGGGCGCTGCGCGCGAAGACCCTCGACGTCGACCTGCTGATGATCGTCGCGGCGCTCGGCGCGGCCTCGATCGGCCAGGTCATGGACGGCGCGCTGCTCATCGTCATCTTCGCCACCTCGGGCGCGATGGAGGCCCTGGCCACCGCCCGCACCGAGGACAGCGTCCGCGGCCTCCTCGGTCTGGCACCCCCCACGGCCACCCGGCTGCACCCCGCGAGCGGCGCGGCGGAAGAGAAGGAGGTAGCGGGCGAGGGGGAGAGGGAGGAGACCGTCGAGGCGTCCGCGCTCGCCATCGGCGACGTGATCCTCGTACGCCCCGGTGAGCGCGTCGCGGCCGACGGCCGCGTCCTCGACGGTGCGAGCGACATCGACCAGGCGACCATCACCGGCGAACCCCTGCCCGTACCGAAGGCGGCGGGCGACGAGGTCTTCGCCGGGACCCTGAACGGGACCGGCGCCCTGCGCGTCCGCGTCGAGCGCGACCCCTCCGACACGGTCATCGCGCGGGTCGTCGCCCTCGTCGAGGAGGCGTCCCGTACGAAGGCCCCCACCCAGCTCTTCGTCGAGCGGATCGAACACCGCTACGCGCTCGGCATGGTGGCCGCGACCGTCCTCGTCTTCGCCGTCCCGCTGGCCTTCGGCGCCGACCTCACCGGGGCGCTCCTGCGCGCCATGACCTTCATGATCGTCGCCTCGCCGTGCGCGGTGGTCCTGGCGACGATGCCGCCGCTCCTGTCGGCCATCGCCAACGCGGGCCGCCACGGCGTGCTCATCAAGTCCGCCGTCGTGATGGAACGCCTCGGACAGACCGACCGGATCGCCTACGACAAGACCGGCACGCTCACCGAGGGCACCCCCCACCTCGTCAAGATCCTCCCCGAGCCTGAGCCCGGGCCCGGCTTCGCGGAGAACGAGCTGCTCTCCCTCGCGGCCGCCGCCGAGCACCGCAGCGAGCACCCGCTGGCCCGCGCGATCGTGGCCGCCGCGCACGACCTCCCGCGCGGCGAGACGCACGGGGAGGCGTACGACTTCCGGTCCGCACCCGGCCGCGGAGTCACCGCGACCGTCGCCGGACGCGAGGTGGCGGTCGGTTCGCCCGAGCGTCTCGGTGAGGGGACGGCGGTCCCCGACACCGACGGCACGGCGGTCGTGGTGCGCGTGGACGGCGTCCGCGCGGGCTGGCTGCTCCTCGCCGACCGGATCCGCCCCGGCGCCCCCGAGGCCGTCACCGCGCTGAACCGCCTCACCACAGCCCCGCCCGCACTCCTCACCGGCGACAGCTCGCGGGCAGCGCACTCCGTCGCCGAGCGGACCGGCATCCCCTCCGACGGCGTACGCGCCGGCCTGCTCCCGCACGAGAAGGCCGAAGCGGTACGGGAAATGGGCGGCCGGGTGCTCTTCGTCGGCGACGGGGTGAACGACGCCCCCGCCCTGGCCGCCGCCCACACCGGCATCGCGATGGGCCGGGCGGGCTCGGACCTGGCCCTGGAGACCGCGGACGCCGTACTCGTCCACGACGACCTCACCGCCGTCCCCAGGGCGGTCGCCCTCTCCCGGCGCGCCCGGCGCCTGGTCGTGCAGAACCTGTGCCTGGCGGGTGCGTTCATCGGCGTCCTGGTCGTCTGGGACCTCGCGGGCCATCTGCCGCTGCCCCTCGGCGTCGCCGGCCACGAGGGCTCCACGATCCTGGTCGGGCTCAACGGCCTGCGGCTCCTGCGGGAGAGCGCCTGGCGCGAGTAG
- a CDS encoding ArsR/SmtB family transcription factor, translating to MGHGVDAKSSIRDRLDAVGAADVAATLQALATPSRLRILARLREGPCAVGELAGAADLEQSACSHQLRLLRNLGLVTGERRGRSIVYALYDDHVAELLEQALHHVEHLRLGLRDEA from the coding sequence ATGGGTCATGGAGTGGATGCGAAGAGCAGCATCCGCGATCGTCTGGACGCCGTCGGCGCCGCGGACGTCGCGGCGACGCTCCAGGCCCTGGCCACGCCTTCCCGGCTGCGCATCCTGGCGCGCCTGCGGGAGGGCCCGTGCGCGGTCGGCGAACTCGCCGGAGCGGCCGACCTGGAGCAGTCGGCGTGCTCCCACCAGCTGCGGCTGCTGCGGAACCTGGGGCTCGTCACGGGAGAGCGGCGCGGACGGTCGATCGTGTACGCGCTGTACGACGACCATGTGGCGGAGCTGCTGGAGCAGGCGCTGCACCACGTGGAGCATCTGCGGCTGGGGCTGCGGGACGAGGCGTGA
- a CDS encoding class I SAM-dependent methyltransferase: MRSFQELVAEAEAVPTEGWDFSWFEGRATEERPSWGYARAMAERLARADAALDIQTGGGEVLASARKLPTLTVATEGWPPNVAKATALLHPLGAVVVAAPEDAPLPFGDQAFDLVVSRHPVTPHWTEIARVLQPGGTYFAQHVGPGSVFEIIEYFLGPQPEAGRSDRHPDRERAGAEAAGLRIVDLKAARLRMEFHDIGAVVHFLRKVVWMVPGFTVDRYRPQLVRLHERIEAEGPFVAHSTRHLIEARRPEA, translated from the coding sequence ATGAGGTCCTTCCAAGAACTCGTCGCCGAAGCCGAGGCCGTCCCGACCGAGGGGTGGGACTTCTCGTGGTTCGAGGGGCGGGCCACCGAGGAACGCCCCTCCTGGGGATACGCGCGAGCCATGGCGGAGCGCCTCGCCCGAGCGGACGCCGCTCTCGACATCCAGACCGGCGGCGGCGAAGTGCTCGCCTCCGCGCGGAAGCTGCCGACGCTCACCGTCGCCACCGAGGGCTGGCCCCCGAACGTCGCCAAGGCCACCGCCCTGCTCCATCCGCTCGGCGCGGTCGTCGTCGCCGCCCCGGAGGACGCCCCGCTGCCCTTCGGCGACCAGGCCTTCGACCTCGTCGTGAGCCGGCACCCGGTGACCCCGCACTGGACGGAGATCGCCCGCGTGCTCCAACCGGGCGGCACGTACTTCGCCCAGCACGTGGGCCCCGGCAGCGTCTTCGAGATCATCGAGTACTTCCTCGGCCCGCAGCCCGAAGCCGGGCGGAGCGACCGCCACCCCGACCGCGAGCGCGCCGGCGCCGAGGCGGCAGGGCTGCGGATCGTCGACCTGAAGGCGGCGAGGCTGCGGATGGAGTTTCACGACATCGGGGCCGTCGTGCACTTCCTGCGGAAGGTGGTGTGGATGGTGCCCGGCTTCACCGTCGACCGGTACCGGCCCCAACTGGTGCGCCTGCACGAGCGGATCGAGGCGGAGGGCCCGTTCGTGGCCCACAGCACCCGTCACCTCATCGAGGCCCGCAGGCCCGAAGCCTGA
- a CDS encoding GNAT family N-acetyltransferase, with protein sequence MSDHAHTRADVRLRPVAEADLEAFFEQEQDPEATRRSRFPARPRGRFMTHWATRILGDDTVLVRTVDVDGAPAGHIVAWWDGEGETRRRFVGYWLGRPYWGRGIGTVALALFLREERVRPLYADPFAGNTASVRLLERHGFRPAGTVRHGDDVHTLLVLDEEPLLDEPPTRE encoded by the coding sequence ATGAGCGACCACGCGCACACCCGGGCGGACGTACGGCTGAGACCCGTGGCGGAAGCCGACTTGGAGGCGTTCTTCGAACAGGAGCAGGACCCCGAGGCGACCCGCCGGTCGAGATTTCCCGCCCGGCCGCGCGGGCGCTTCATGACCCACTGGGCCACGCGCATCCTCGGCGACGACACTGTGCTCGTCCGGACGGTCGACGTGGACGGCGCCCCGGCCGGTCACATCGTCGCCTGGTGGGACGGGGAAGGAGAGACACGGCGGCGCTTCGTCGGGTACTGGCTCGGGCGGCCCTACTGGGGCAGAGGCATCGGCACCGTGGCGCTCGCGCTCTTCCTCCGCGAGGAGCGTGTCCGCCCGCTCTACGCCGACCCGTTCGCCGGGAACACCGCCTCGGTCCGCCTCCTGGAACGGCACGGCTTCCGCCCGGCGGGCACGGTCCGGCACGGCGACGACGTCCACACCCTCCTCGTACTCGACGAGGAACCCCTACTCGACGAGCCCCCGACACGGGAGTAA
- a CDS encoding LLM class flavin-dependent oxidoreductase: MTSLGAVFRPQLPPERLRELVRAADDAGLEELWLWEDCFLEGGISAAAAALAWTERLRVGVGLLPVPLRNVAVTAMEAATLHRLFPGRPVLGVGHGVQSWMGQVGARAESPVTLLREYLAALRALLAGEHVTTDGRYVKLDGVALDWPPPAPVPILAGATGPRSLKLSGEAADGTILTASTPPDGVRKARQLIDEGRASASRTDAPHTVVVYLLTATGPGAADRLHAELEAEGVASVPDLGVAGDAGAVAKAVRRLTEAGADTVVLQPTADEPDPERFIRFTAEEVRPLVP; the protein is encoded by the coding sequence ATGACCTCACTCGGTGCTGTCTTTCGGCCTCAACTGCCACCAGAACGTCTGCGAGAGCTGGTCCGTGCCGCGGACGACGCGGGGCTGGAGGAGCTCTGGCTGTGGGAGGACTGCTTCCTCGAAGGGGGCATCTCCGCCGCGGCGGCCGCCCTCGCCTGGACCGAACGGCTCCGCGTCGGCGTCGGCCTCCTCCCCGTGCCCCTGCGCAACGTCGCCGTCACCGCCATGGAGGCCGCCACCCTGCACCGGCTCTTCCCGGGCCGGCCCGTCCTGGGCGTCGGCCACGGCGTGCAGAGCTGGATGGGGCAGGTCGGCGCGCGGGCCGAGTCGCCCGTGACGCTCCTGCGCGAATACCTCGCCGCCCTGCGCGCCCTGCTCGCCGGTGAGCACGTCACCACCGACGGCCGGTACGTGAAGCTCGACGGCGTCGCCCTCGACTGGCCCCCGCCCGCGCCCGTGCCGATCCTCGCCGGAGCCACCGGCCCCCGTTCGCTCAAGCTCTCCGGAGAGGCCGCGGACGGCACGATCCTCACCGCGAGCACGCCCCCCGACGGCGTACGCAAGGCCCGGCAACTCATCGACGAGGGGCGGGCGTCGGCCTCCCGTACCGACGCCCCGCACACCGTCGTCGTCTACCTCCTCACCGCCACCGGCCCCGGCGCCGCCGACCGGCTCCACGCCGAACTGGAGGCCGAGGGCGTGGCATCGGTCCCGGACCTCGGCGTCGCCGGGGACGCGGGCGCCGTCGCCAAGGCCGTGCGGCGCCTCACGGAGGCGGGCGCCGACACGGTCGTCCTCCAGCCCACCGCCGACGAACCGGACCCCGAGCGTTTCATCCGTTTCACCGCCGAAGAGGTACGCCCCCTCGTGCCCTGA
- a CDS encoding OmpA family protein, with product MPLTPRATSITLTALTTLVFMTPLTSAHADDEDPSSPPGSVSTSPPPEVDANSPGLKLADGATLAGARVLDIKSVVEDLGGEERREDTNENVTFALQAEVLFPKDSSKLNPEANARIAAIANEIKSQKATNVRVFGFTDNLGSYAHGLTLSKRRAEVVHEELASNLGGMNVTFVVRGYSEDYPIADNTSEQGRRKNRRVEVTFPKEG from the coding sequence ATGCCCCTCACCCCCCGCGCCACGTCGATCACCCTCACCGCCCTCACGACCCTCGTCTTCATGACGCCGCTGACCTCGGCCCATGCGGACGACGAGGACCCGAGCTCCCCGCCGGGCAGCGTCAGCACGTCCCCGCCACCGGAGGTGGACGCGAACAGCCCGGGGCTGAAGCTGGCCGACGGCGCGACGCTCGCCGGCGCCCGGGTGCTCGACATCAAGTCGGTCGTCGAGGACCTCGGCGGGGAGGAGCGGCGCGAGGACACGAACGAGAACGTGACGTTCGCGCTCCAGGCGGAGGTCCTCTTCCCCAAGGACAGCTCGAAGCTCAACCCGGAGGCGAACGCCCGCATCGCGGCGATCGCGAACGAGATCAAGTCCCAGAAGGCCACGAACGTCCGCGTCTTCGGCTTCACGGACAACCTCGGCTCGTACGCCCACGGCCTCACCCTCTCCAAGCGGCGGGCGGAGGTCGTCCACGAGGAACTGGCCTCGAACCTCGGCGGAATGAACGTCACCTTCGTGGTCCGCGGCTACAGCGAGGACTACCCGATCGCCGACAACACCTCGGAACAGGGCCGTAGAAAGAACCGCCGGGTGGAGGTCACGTTCCCGAAGGAGGGTTGA
- a CDS encoding pilus assembly protein TadG-related protein: protein MTPAPSAPPARLLGDRGATLPVSIWLTGILLFAAFAFFAFAQAASARNGAQSAADAAALAAAQDARDELVEGLEGAVGVDDHWLDWLDGDGFDGAGAAGAAGELAAENDASVTGFAPYAAAGFPGFEVQIETNYTVGDSIIPGTEGMHATADAAAVIKPRCDFDVPDDPMDVVELDCDGDILEIDPEDFDLDDLPDASVLFSVQLAE from the coding sequence CTGACCCCCGCGCCCTCAGCGCCCCCCGCACGGCTGCTCGGTGACCGGGGGGCGACCCTCCCGGTCTCCATCTGGCTGACGGGGATTCTGCTCTTCGCCGCGTTCGCCTTCTTCGCGTTCGCCCAGGCGGCGTCCGCCCGGAACGGAGCGCAGTCCGCGGCGGACGCCGCCGCGTTGGCGGCGGCACAGGACGCCAGGGACGAACTGGTGGAGGGCCTGGAGGGCGCCGTCGGCGTGGACGACCACTGGCTGGACTGGCTCGACGGCGACGGATTCGACGGTGCCGGAGCCGCGGGCGCGGCCGGTGAGCTGGCCGCCGAGAACGACGCGAGCGTGACGGGGTTCGCCCCCTACGCCGCGGCCGGGTTCCCCGGCTTCGAGGTGCAGATCGAGACCAACTACACGGTCGGGGACTCGATCATTCCGGGCACGGAGGGCATGCACGCGACCGCCGACGCGGCGGCCGTCATCAAACCCCGCTGCGACTTCGACGTGCCCGACGATCCGATGGACGTCGTCGAACTGGATTGTGACGGCGACATTTTGGAAATCGACCCCGAAGATTTCGATTTGGACGACCTTCCCGACGCGTCCGTGCTGTTCTCTGTGCAACTGGCCGAGTGA
- a CDS encoding response regulator: MPDQALPGPLLRVLVADDNPVVRAGLAALLNAHPDIRVVAQAADGAEAVAAATCHRPDVILLDVRMPGTDGLTALPRLARLALVMMLTYSREPEVVAEALRRGAVGYLVHGEFTADELIMAVRDLGDGTATFTSSAVGVSDSLGVSYEPNQSSSQLQSVVAQSWKARPAYATGLHRRGHNRLDHGLSSREVEVMDLIAAGMSNQQIAATCFISEKTVKNHINRIFAKLHSSSRSEAIACWLGTAHGGWNR; this comes from the coding sequence ATGCCTGACCAGGCACTTCCCGGCCCGCTCCTGCGCGTGCTGGTGGCCGACGACAATCCGGTCGTCCGGGCCGGTCTCGCGGCCCTGCTGAACGCCCACCCCGACATCCGGGTGGTGGCCCAGGCGGCCGACGGCGCGGAGGCGGTCGCCGCCGCGACCTGTCACCGCCCCGACGTGATCCTCCTGGACGTGCGCATGCCCGGCACCGACGGCCTGACGGCGCTTCCCCGGCTGGCCCGGCTGGCGCTGGTGATGATGCTGACGTACAGCCGTGAACCCGAGGTGGTGGCCGAGGCGTTGCGCCGGGGCGCGGTCGGCTATCTGGTGCACGGGGAGTTCACCGCGGATGAACTGATCATGGCGGTACGGGACCTGGGCGACGGGACGGCGACCTTCACCTCGTCCGCCGTCGGTGTCTCGGATTCGCTCGGTGTTTCGTACGAACCGAACCAAAGCTCTTCGCAGCTGCAATCGGTTGTGGCACAGTCGTGGAAGGCTCGCCCCGCCTACGCGACGGGACTCCACCGCCGCGGCCACAACCGCCTTGATCATGGCCTGAGTTCACGGGAGGTGGAGGTCATGGATCTCATCGCGGCCGGCATGAGCAACCAGCAGATCGCCGCCACGTGCTTCATCAGCGAGAAGACGGTGAAGAATCACATCAACCGCATCTTCGCGAAGCTGCACAGTTCTTCGCGCAGCGAAGCGATCGCCTGCTGGCTGGGCACGGCCCACGGGGGGTGGAACCGATGA